A part of Crassostrea angulata isolate pt1a10 chromosome 5, ASM2561291v2, whole genome shotgun sequence genomic DNA contains:
- the LOC128182956 gene encoding uncharacterized protein LOC128182956 produces MIFKWTYCYILVMKFYVSMGITGCRPGYYGLNCTLPCRFPNYGIDCQSGCQCNEIQCDNTIGCRDYTVTEVSEYVQEATKTILPKLFYATYNINSTDKETQNQRSTWAGLSLTKKSMLISICIIGPVFLIMIGIYVTWKAKESALVHLFRSKWKFGRSPRNDTFAL; encoded by the exons ATGATTTTCAAATGGACATATTGTTACATCCTTGTTATGAAATTTTACGTGAGCATGGGTATAACAG GATGTAGACCAGGATACTATGGACTTAACTGCACTTTGCCTTGTCGTTTTCCAAACTACGGCATAGATTGCCAATCTGGATGCCAATGTAATGAAATCCAGTGTGATAATACCATAGGATGTAGAG ATTACACTGTCACTGAGGTTTCTGAATATGTACAAGAGGCTACAAAGACAATTCTACCAAAGCTTTTCTATGCCACTTACAACATTAATTCTACCGACAAAG AAACTCAAAACCAGAGATCCACTTGGGCAGGTCTGAGCCTTACTAAAAAATCCATGTTAATCAGCATTTGTATCATCGGGCCAGTCTTCCTTATAATGATTGGTATTTACGTAACCTGGAAAGCGAAAGAGTCGGCACTGGTTCATTTATTTAGATCAAAATGGAAATTCGGGAGAAGTCCAAGGAATGACACTTTTgctttgtga